One window from the genome of Pedococcus badiiscoriae encodes:
- a CDS encoding M16 family metallopeptidase, translating into MTTSTESVEGLADGTPPRPEVQPPEGWRFATPARDTLGNGIELLSYDIPGQYVISVRTVLPFPLSVEPREVEGVATIMARLLDEGTAEHSPEEFAELLERKGIALGASVTDGGLGVDLDVPKRHLGDALDLLRQALAEPVFPEPEVDRHRKTRLAQIEQERALAPQRAAQAFIATHFDEGDRASRPTAGTTSSITALTREDIVAFHAERVGPTGMTAVIAGDLSGLDVRELAEATLGTWVSPTHVPAPGPTEARRAQDAARVVFVDRPGSVQTELLVGWTGPDRRAPAGWAAYPVLGFMVGGSPNARIDAVLREEKGYTYGIRSVFRPRRVGGLFLTSGSVRADATVEAVRLLLDLLASGRDGFSAEEVRSGVDFISKTAPGRFATADAVADEAATMALDGLTTDFTSQTLEAMRDLDGERLTAAYREWVQGEWTVVIVGDASTYADGVRELGIGDVTVVPA; encoded by the coding sequence ATGACGACGTCGACCGAGTCAGTCGAGGGACTCGCTGACGGGACCCCGCCGCGCCCGGAGGTGCAGCCCCCCGAGGGGTGGCGCTTCGCCACCCCTGCTCGGGACACCCTGGGCAACGGCATCGAGCTGCTCAGCTACGACATCCCCGGCCAGTACGTCATCTCCGTGCGCACCGTCCTGCCGTTCCCGCTGTCCGTGGAGCCCCGTGAGGTCGAGGGGGTGGCGACCATCATGGCTCGTCTCCTGGACGAGGGGACGGCCGAACACTCGCCGGAGGAGTTCGCGGAGCTGTTGGAGCGCAAGGGAATTGCCCTTGGCGCCTCGGTCACGGACGGGGGTCTGGGCGTCGACCTCGACGTGCCGAAGCGCCATCTCGGCGACGCCCTCGACCTGTTGCGACAGGCTCTCGCCGAGCCCGTCTTCCCCGAGCCCGAGGTGGACCGGCACCGCAAGACCAGGCTCGCCCAGATCGAACAGGAACGAGCGCTGGCGCCGCAACGCGCAGCGCAGGCCTTCATCGCCACGCACTTCGACGAGGGGGACCGCGCGTCGCGACCCACCGCGGGGACGACGTCGAGCATCACGGCGCTGACCCGCGAGGACATCGTGGCCTTCCACGCCGAGCGCGTGGGACCCACCGGCATGACCGCCGTCATCGCCGGCGACCTGTCGGGGCTGGACGTCCGCGAGCTCGCCGAGGCGACGCTCGGCACCTGGGTCAGCCCGACCCACGTCCCGGCGCCGGGGCCGACCGAGGCCCGACGTGCGCAGGACGCCGCCCGGGTGGTCTTCGTCGACCGACCCGGGTCGGTGCAGACCGAGCTGCTGGTGGGATGGACCGGACCGGACCGCCGCGCCCCCGCCGGCTGGGCGGCATACCCCGTGCTGGGGTTCATGGTCGGCGGTTCGCCCAACGCGCGCATCGACGCCGTCCTGCGCGAGGAGAAGGGCTACACCTACGGCATCCGCTCGGTGTTCCGACCCCGCCGCGTCGGCGGCCTGTTCCTCACCTCGGGCTCGGTGCGGGCCGACGCGACCGTGGAGGCGGTGCGCCTGCTCCTGGACCTGCTGGCATCGGGCCGGGATGGCTTCAGCGCCGAGGAGGTGCGGTCCGGCGTCGACTTCATCAGCAAGACCGCGCCCGGACGCTTCGCCACCGCGGACGCCGTCGCCGACGAGGCCGCGACGATGGCGCTGGACGGGCTCACCACCGACTTCACCTCCCAGACGCTCGAGGCGATGCGCGACCTGGACGGTGAGCGCCTCACCGCCGCCTACCGTGAGTGGGTGCAGGGGGAGTGGACGGTGGTCATCGTCGGCGACGCCAGCACGTATGCCGATGGGGTGCGTGAGCTCGGGATCGGCGACGTCACGGTGGTTCCCGCCTGA
- a CDS encoding M16 family metallopeptidase, with translation MPLDYPIHEMTLANGLRVVVSPDPSVPTVTVNIWVNVGSRHEVSGRTGFAHLFEHLMFQGSRHIASGEHFTRLMAEGGRLNATTWFDRTNYFETVPKGAYELALWMEADRHGFLLDAVTQENLDNQRDVVKEEKRQRYDNVPYGNALIEVYAAAFPPGHPYHHPTIGSMEDLDAASLEDVHAFFRRFYGPNNSVLTLVGDLTPEDGFAAAQRYFGHLPASAEPARPPVAPLEPVDEPVRVDRLGNVPNDRMHIAFRLPVDNTDEFFAAGLAIDALGGLSTSRLVQRLVRHEQVANAVQAHAMGFVDGVSLGFLVIDVADGQDPEGVEAAVVEELVRFAAQGPTQVEMESAMAQSERSWLSALAGQEERADLISQHVLLHDDSQFVNTFLDRIGQVSAEDVRAAAARWLRPESRVVVRHLAVRDEEEVA, from the coding sequence ATGCCGCTGGACTACCCGATCCACGAGATGACGCTGGCCAACGGCCTGCGGGTCGTCGTCTCGCCCGACCCCTCCGTCCCGACCGTCACCGTCAACATCTGGGTGAACGTCGGTTCGCGCCACGAGGTGAGCGGACGCACGGGCTTCGCCCACCTGTTCGAGCACCTGATGTTCCAGGGATCGCGGCACATCGCCAGCGGTGAGCACTTCACCCGGCTGATGGCCGAGGGGGGCCGGCTCAACGCGACGACGTGGTTCGACCGCACCAACTACTTCGAGACGGTCCCCAAGGGTGCCTACGAGCTCGCCCTGTGGATGGAGGCCGACCGGCACGGCTTCCTCCTCGACGCGGTCACCCAGGAGAACCTCGACAACCAGCGGGACGTGGTCAAGGAGGAGAAGCGCCAGCGGTACGACAACGTCCCCTACGGCAACGCCCTGATCGAGGTGTATGCCGCGGCGTTCCCCCCGGGCCACCCGTACCACCACCCCACGATCGGGTCCATGGAGGACCTCGACGCTGCCAGCCTCGAGGACGTGCACGCGTTCTTCCGCCGCTTCTACGGGCCGAACAACAGTGTGCTCACCCTGGTCGGCGACCTCACCCCCGAGGACGGCTTCGCCGCGGCGCAGCGCTACTTCGGCCACCTCCCTGCTTCGGCCGAGCCCGCTCGACCCCCCGTCGCGCCGCTCGAACCGGTCGACGAGCCGGTCCGCGTGGACCGGCTCGGGAACGTGCCGAACGACCGGATGCACATCGCCTTCCGGCTGCCGGTCGACAACACCGACGAGTTCTTCGCCGCGGGACTGGCCATCGACGCCCTCGGCGGCCTCTCGACCTCGCGGCTGGTGCAGCGGCTGGTCCGGCACGAGCAGGTGGCCAACGCGGTGCAGGCCCACGCCATGGGCTTCGTCGACGGGGTGTCGCTCGGCTTCCTGGTCATCGACGTCGCCGACGGGCAGGACCCGGAGGGGGTCGAGGCCGCGGTGGTCGAGGAGCTCGTGCGGTTCGCCGCGCAGGGGCCGACGCAGGTCGAGATGGAGTCCGCGATGGCACAGTCCGAACGCTCGTGGCTCTCGGCGCTCGCCGGCCAGGAGGAGCGGGCCGACCTGATCAGCCAGCACGTCCTGCTCCACGACGACAGCCAGTTCGTCAACACCTTCCTCGACCGCATCGGGCAGGTCAGCGCCGAGGACGTGCGCGCCGCGGCGGCCAGGTGGCTGCGCCCCGAGAGCCGCGTCGTGGTCCGTCACCTCGCCGTCCGCGACGAGGAGGAGGTGGCATGA
- a CDS encoding NAD(P)/FAD-dependent oxidoreductase encodes MTAQQVPATPRHRVVVVGSGFGGLFGTQALKHADVDITLIAKTTHHLFQPLLYQVATGILSEGEIAPATREVLARQRNARVLLGNVTHIDLTAKTVTSRVLDRDTVTPYDTLLVAAGAGQSYFGNDHFAQFAPGMKSIDDALELRGRIFSSFEWAELASTTKEIERLMTFVVVGAGPTGVEMAGQIAELSRRTLRRDFRRIDTSRARIVLLDAAPTVLSAFGDQLGAKAAQRLAEIGVEVQLGAKVTGVDATGIDVEDADGTHRRIESVCKVWAAGVQASELGAQLAAQSGAELDRAGRVAVNDDLTLPGHPEVFVVGDMASLKGYPGVAQVAIQGSRYAAEQIHRRLAGKPEKGPFEYHDKGSMATISRFSAVASIGKLHFTGFIAWVLWLAVHLVYIIGFKHRLTTLLHWTVSFLGRGRSERTVTEQQVFARTAIEQLGSGYAPSLPRVPADRRPPTQSVAQAREEGSRAL; translated from the coding sequence ATGACCGCGCAGCAGGTACCCGCAACACCCCGCCACCGAGTCGTCGTGGTCGGATCCGGTTTCGGCGGCCTGTTCGGCACGCAGGCGCTCAAGCACGCCGACGTCGACATCACGCTGATCGCCAAGACCACGCACCACCTGTTCCAGCCACTGCTCTACCAGGTGGCCACCGGGATCCTCTCCGAGGGGGAGATCGCTCCGGCGACGCGTGAAGTCCTTGCGCGGCAGCGCAATGCGCGCGTCCTGCTCGGCAACGTGACCCACATCGACCTCACCGCGAAGACGGTGACCTCCCGGGTGCTCGACCGCGACACGGTGACCCCCTACGACACCCTGCTCGTCGCGGCCGGGGCGGGTCAGTCCTACTTCGGCAACGACCACTTCGCCCAGTTCGCCCCCGGCATGAAGTCGATCGACGACGCCCTCGAGCTCCGTGGCCGCATCTTCAGCTCGTTCGAGTGGGCCGAGCTGGCGAGCACCACCAAGGAGATCGAGCGACTCATGACGTTCGTCGTCGTGGGCGCCGGACCGACCGGGGTGGAGATGGCCGGCCAGATCGCCGAGCTGTCGCGCCGCACCCTGCGCAGGGACTTCCGCCGCATCGACACGAGCCGGGCGCGCATCGTGCTGCTCGACGCCGCGCCCACCGTGCTGAGCGCCTTCGGTGACCAGCTCGGCGCCAAGGCCGCCCAGCGGCTCGCCGAGATCGGCGTCGAGGTCCAGCTGGGCGCCAAGGTGACCGGGGTCGACGCCACCGGCATCGACGTCGAGGACGCCGACGGCACCCACCGCCGCATCGAGTCCGTCTGCAAGGTGTGGGCGGCCGGTGTCCAGGCCTCCGAGCTCGGCGCGCAGCTGGCTGCGCAGTCCGGGGCAGAGCTCGACCGGGCAGGTCGGGTCGCCGTCAACGACGACCTCACGCTGCCCGGCCACCCCGAGGTGTTCGTCGTCGGTGACATGGCCTCGCTCAAGGGCTACCCGGGCGTGGCGCAGGTCGCCATCCAGGGGTCGCGGTACGCCGCCGAGCAGATCCACCGCCGACTCGCGGGTAAGCCGGAGAAGGGACCGTTCGAGTACCACGACAAGGGCTCCATGGCGACGATCTCCCGGTTCAGTGCGGTGGCCTCCATCGGCAAGCTGCACTTCACCGGATTCATCGCCTGGGTGCTGTGGCTGGCGGTGCACCTCGTCTACATCATCGGTTTCAAGCACCGGCTCACCACGCTCCTGCACTGGACAGTGAGCTTCCTCGGCAGGGGACGGTCCGAACGCACAGTGACCGAGCAACAGGTGTTCGCCCGCACGGCGATCGAACAGCTCGGGTCGGGGTACGCCCCCTCGCTGCCGCGGGTCCCGGCCGACAGGCGACCGCCGACGCAGTCCGTCGCGCAGGCCCGCGAAGAGGGCAGCCGCGCCCTCTGA
- a CDS encoding methylated-DNA--[protein]-cysteine S-methyltransferase, translated as MRSHLVTSSPLGELTLVAQDGALVACLMDLPDRHPSDESLGVLAEDGSGDPVLGEAAAQLTEYFARERTEFSLPLAPEGDDFQQRVWALLCEIPYGQTRSYGDLARVLGDVNLSQRVGWANGRNPISIIVPCHRVIGADGALVGYAGGLERKRFLLGLEEPPADEADRLF; from the coding sequence GTGCGCAGCCACTTGGTGACCTCCTCACCGCTCGGAGAGCTGACCCTCGTGGCGCAGGACGGCGCCCTCGTCGCGTGCCTGATGGACCTGCCCGACCGCCACCCGTCGGACGAGAGCCTGGGCGTGCTCGCCGAGGACGGGTCTGGCGACCCGGTGCTGGGTGAGGCCGCTGCCCAGCTCACGGAGTACTTCGCCCGGGAACGCACCGAGTTCTCGCTGCCCCTGGCGCCCGAGGGAGACGACTTCCAGCAGAGGGTCTGGGCGCTGCTGTGCGAGATCCCGTACGGCCAGACCCGCAGCTACGGTGACCTCGCCCGGGTGCTCGGCGACGTCAACCTCAGCCAGCGGGTCGGCTGGGCCAACGGCCGCAACCCCATCAGCATCATCGTGCCGTGCCACCGAGTCATCGGAGCCGACGGCGCCCTCGTCGGGTATGCCGGGGGACTGGAGCGCAAGCGCTTCCTGCTCGGCCTGGAGGAGCCACCCGCGGACGAGGCCGACCGCCTCTTCTGA
- a CDS encoding HIT domain-containing protein, with product MDCLFCRIVDGAVPATVVLDEPFTMGFLDTRPVFKGHVLLVPKIHVDTLVDLPAELLPVLMGAAQRMSAAVVRGLGAQGSFVAVNNVVSQSVPHLHVHVVPRTKGDGLRGFFWPRTKYSSQDEAQEYAARLAAVLAPPPA from the coding sequence GTGGACTGTCTCTTCTGCCGGATCGTCGACGGCGCGGTGCCCGCGACCGTGGTGCTCGACGAGCCGTTCACGATGGGCTTCCTCGACACCCGGCCGGTCTTCAAGGGCCACGTCCTGCTCGTCCCCAAGATCCACGTCGACACCCTCGTCGACCTCCCCGCGGAGCTGCTGCCGGTCCTGATGGGGGCGGCCCAGCGGATGTCCGCGGCGGTCGTGCGCGGCCTGGGGGCGCAAGGGTCGTTCGTCGCCGTGAACAACGTGGTGTCGCAGTCCGTGCCACACCTGCACGTGCACGTCGTGCCCCGGACCAAGGGTGACGGGCTGCGGGGCTTCTTCTGGCCGCGCACCAAGTACTCCTCGCAGGACGAGGCGCAGGAGTATGCCGCGCGGCTGGCCGCGGTTCTCGCGCCACCACCCGCCTGA
- a CDS encoding sigma-70 family RNA polymerase sigma factor, producing the protein MDAAGLDAAVAAAREGDGAAFGRLWQELSPRVAGYLRWHGVADVEDVTSEVFLAVFRQIGRISGEGAAFRALVFTVAHRRQVDWHRQRTRRGPWLTLDDAGPDPSVPSAESTALALLAQTHVLEVLDTLTPDQRSVLVLRVVADLTLEETAAVLGKDLGAVKSLQHRGLAGLRRKLSPGPYPSDVLARLNPRHA; encoded by the coding sequence GTGGACGCTGCCGGGCTGGACGCTGCCGTCGCCGCGGCGAGGGAGGGTGACGGAGCCGCCTTCGGGCGGCTGTGGCAGGAGCTCTCCCCGCGGGTGGCCGGGTACCTGCGCTGGCACGGCGTCGCGGACGTGGAGGACGTCACGAGCGAGGTGTTCCTCGCGGTGTTCCGACAGATCGGGCGCATCTCGGGCGAGGGCGCAGCCTTCCGTGCCCTGGTCTTCACCGTGGCGCACCGCAGGCAGGTCGACTGGCACCGCCAGCGGACCCGTCGTGGACCCTGGCTGACGTTGGACGACGCCGGACCCGATCCGTCGGTGCCCTCGGCCGAGAGCACCGCCCTGGCGCTCCTCGCGCAGACCCACGTGCTCGAGGTGCTCGACACCCTCACGCCGGACCAGCGGTCCGTGCTCGTGCTGCGCGTGGTGGCCGACCTGACCCTGGAGGAGACCGCCGCGGTGCTCGGCAAGGACCTGGGCGCGGTGAAGTCGCTCCAGCACCGCGGCCTGGCGGGGCTGCGGCGAAAGCTCTCGCCCGGGCCGTATCCCTCGGACGTGCTCGCTCGATTGAACCCCCGACATGCCTGA
- a CDS encoding DUF1295 domain-containing protein, producing the protein MFDTTNFLAVAGFSLLAVVVLMVGTAVEGHRQGRVSVVDTTWGLGFVVVAAVAALVGDGAGWRRLLLFVVVALWGLRLARHMHQRNHGKGEDPRYAQMLAQESGNPTLVAIRKVYGVQGLAVWFVSLPIQVSAASGTGVVPVAAVGLLLWLLGVTFEALGDKQLKDFKADPANKGTVMDRGLWSWTRHPNYFGDSCVWWGIWLVAASAWPGVLTVLSPVAMTYFLVFATGARLLEKHMAERPGYAAYQQRTSYFLPRPPRR; encoded by the coding sequence ATGTTCGACACCACGAACTTCCTTGCGGTGGCCGGCTTTTCACTCCTGGCCGTCGTCGTGCTCATGGTCGGCACCGCTGTCGAGGGCCATCGCCAGGGCCGGGTCAGCGTCGTCGACACGACGTGGGGTCTGGGGTTCGTGGTCGTCGCCGCGGTAGCTGCTCTGGTGGGCGACGGCGCGGGCTGGCGTCGGCTGCTGCTGTTCGTCGTCGTCGCCCTGTGGGGGCTGCGGCTGGCCAGGCACATGCACCAGCGCAACCACGGCAAGGGTGAGGACCCGCGCTACGCGCAGATGCTGGCGCAGGAGAGCGGCAACCCGACGCTGGTCGCGATCCGCAAGGTGTACGGAGTCCAGGGGCTGGCGGTGTGGTTCGTCTCGCTGCCGATCCAGGTCAGCGCGGCGAGCGGCACGGGGGTCGTCCCCGTGGCTGCCGTCGGGCTCCTGCTCTGGCTGCTCGGGGTCACCTTCGAGGCGCTGGGGGACAAGCAGCTGAAGGACTTCAAGGCCGACCCCGCGAACAAGGGCACGGTGATGGACCGCGGGCTCTGGTCCTGGACGCGCCACCCCAACTACTTCGGCGACTCCTGCGTCTGGTGGGGGATCTGGCTGGTCGCGGCGAGCGCCTGGCCCGGTGTCCTGACGGTGCTGTCGCCGGTGGCCATGACCTACTTCCTCGTGTTCGCGACAGGGGCGCGGCTCCTCGAGAAGCACATGGCCGAACGCCCGGGCTACGCGGCCTACCAGCAGCGCACCAGCTACTTCCTGCCGCGCCCGCCACGGCGCTGA